In Scatophagus argus isolate fScaArg1 chromosome 7, fScaArg1.pri, whole genome shotgun sequence, a genomic segment contains:
- the LOC124062022 gene encoding protein NLRC3-like isoform X1, whose protein sequence is MNQCEETEEGVPPSKTTLCGEHDSQTKAQSPEQQRSDCPEPEPEPSSVSMRSDRSMDLPINFKGRLPSESQVQQQQSDVLGGQSVQQNPADLDSIFMHLEENIVTFVKNELKKFQKVLSLDYPESLERQSEDEEVLDGVDEEQKSSSRDAFLKITLHFLRRMKHEELADCLLCRTVAPVCRQLKSKLKKKYESVFEGVAKAGNPTLLNQIYTELHITEGGTAEVNEEHEVRQIETASRKTRRPETKIRHGNIFKASPGRDGPIRTVMTKGVAGIGKTVLTQKFTLDWAEDKANQDVHFTFPFTFRALNVLKDKKYSLVELVHDFFAETKEAGICRFEEFQVVFIFDGLDECRLLLDFHKNEILTDVTESTSVDVLLTNLIRGNLLPSARLWITTRPAAASQIPPEYVDVVTEVRGFTDPQKEEYFRKRSRDEEQASRIISHIKTSRSIHIMCHIPVFCWITATVLEDRLKTRQGGQLPQTLTEMYIHFLVVQSKVKNIKYDGGDGTDPQWSSGGRKMIESLGKLAFEQLQKGNLIFYESDLTECGIDIRAASVYSGVFTQMFKEERGLYQDKVFCFVHLSVQEFLAALHVHQTFNNSGVNLMSEEEANRPPTFQNKLEPALMYQSAVDKALQSPNGHLDLFLRFLLGLSLTTNQTFLQGLLTQTGSSLQTNQGAIEYIKKKLSENLSSERSINLFHCLNELNDGSLVEEIQQFLNSGSLSTGELSPAQWSALGFILLSSEEDLDVFDLKKYSASEEVLLRLLPVVKASNKALLSGCNLSERSCEALSSVLSRQSSSLRELDLSNNDLQDSGVKLLSAGLKSPHCKLETFRLSGCMITQEGCTSLASALRSNPSHLRELDLSYNHPGDSGVELLSAGLGDPLWRLDTLRLEHGGQQRLKPGLRKYACELTVDTNTVNTNLKLSDHNRKVTAVREERPHPDHPERFDCWPQLLCRTGLTGRCYWEVEWSGRVDISVTYRGIRRKGNTDDCGFGGNNQSWSLSCSDDRFSVCHDKRRTDVPSSSSSSVSHRVAVYVDCPAGTLSFYRVSSDTLTHLHTFSTAFTEPLYAGFGFGFWSGSSSVSLCSVSEEECPPVRETHTLYVRHTDSSSQESV, encoded by the exons atgaatcagtgtgaggagacagaggagggagtccctccctctaaaaccactctgtgtggggaacatgacagccagaccaaagctcagag cccCGAGCAGCAGAGATCGGActgtcctgaacctgaacctgaacccagcAGTGTGTCCATGAGGAGTGACAGGTCCATGGATCTACCAATAAATTTTAAAGGACGACTTCCTTCTGAGTCTCA agttcagcagcaacagtcagatgttctcggtggtcagtctgtccagcagaatccagcagacctggactctatattcatg CATCTTGAGGAGAACATTGTCACTTTTGTGAAGAACGAGCTGAAGAAGTTCCAGAAGGTTCTGAGTCTAGATTACCCAGAAAGCttagagaggcagagtgaagatgaggaggtgttggatggtgtggatgaagagcagaagagcagcagcagagacgcatttctgaagatcacactgcacttcctgaggagaatgaagcatgaggagctggctgactgtctgctgtgca gaactGTTGCTCCAGTTTGTCGTCAGCTCAAATCTAAGCTGAAAAAGAAGTATGAGTCTGTGTTTGAGGGGGttgctaaagcaggaaacccgaccctcctgaatcagatctacacagagctccacatcacagagggagggactgcagaggtcaatgaagaacatgaggtcagacagattgaaacagcatCCAGGAAAACCAGAAGAccagaaacaaaaatcagaCATGGAaacatctttaaagcctcacctggaagagatggaccaatcagaacagtgatgacaaagggagtggctggcattgggaaaacagtcttaacacagaagttcactctggactgggctgaagacaaagccaaccaggacgtccacttcacatttccattcactttcagagcGCTGAATGTGCTGAAAGATAAAAAGTACAGCTTGGTGGAACTTGTTCATGACTTCTTCgctgaaaccaaagaagcaggaatctgcaggtttgaagagttccaggttgtgttcatctttgatggtctggatgagtgtcgacTTCTTCTAGACTTTCACAAGaatgagatcctgactgatgtcacagagtccacctcagtggatgtgctgctgacaaacctcatcagggggaatctgcttccctctgctcgcctctggataaccacacgacctgcagcagccagtCAGATCCCTCCTGAGTATGTTGACGTGGTGACAGAGGTCAGGgggttcactgacccacagaaggaggagtacttcaggaagagatccagagatgaggagcaggccagcagaatcatctcccacatcaagacatcacgaagtatccacatcatgtgccacatcccagtcttctgctggatcactgcgACAGTCCTGGAGGATAGGTTGAAGACCAGACAGGGAGGACAGCTGCCCCagaccctgactgagatgtacatccacttcctggtggttcagtccaaagtgaagaacatcaagtatgatggaggagatgggacAGATCCACAATGGAGTTCAGGTGGCAGGAAGATGATCgagtctctgggaaaactggcctttgagcagctgcagaaaggcaacctgatcttctatgaatcagacctgacCGAGTGTGGCATCGatatcagagcagcctcagtgtactcaggagtgttcacaCAGAtgtttaaagaggagagaggactgtaccAGGACAAGGTGTTCTGCTTCGTCCATCTGAGTGTTCAGGAGTTTCTtgctgctcttcatgtccatCAGACATTCAATAATTCTGGTGTCAACCTGATGTCTGAAGAAGAAGCAAACCGGCCtccaacatttcaaaacaaactaGAACCAGCTCTCATgtaccagagtgctgtggaCAAGGCCTTACAGAGTCCTaatggacacctggacttgttCCTTCGCTTTCTCCTGGGCCTTTCTTTGACGACCAATCAGACTTTCCTACAAGGCCTGctgacacagacaggaagtagctTACAGACCAATCAGGGAGCAATTGAGTACATCAAGAAGAAGCTCAGTGAGAATCTGTCTTCAGAGAGGagcatcaatctgttccactgtctgaatgaactgaatgatggttctctggtggaggagatccaacagtTCCTGAAttcaggaagtctctccacaggtgaactgtctcctgctcagtggtcagctctgggcttcatcttactgtcatcagaagaagatcttgacgtgtttgacctgaagaaatactctgcttcagaggaggtTCTTCTGAGGCTTTTGCCAGTGGtcaaagcctccaacaaagctTT gctgagtggctgtaacctgtcagagagaagctgtgaagctctgtcctcagttctcagccgtcagtcctctagtctgagagagctggacctgagtaacaatgacctgcaggattcaggagtgaagctgctgtctgctggactgaagagtccacaCTGTAAACTGGAGACTTTCAG gctGTCAGGCTGTATGATCACACAAGAAGGCTGcacttctctggcctcagctctgagatccaacccctcccatctgagagagctggacctgagctacaatcatccaggagactcaggagtggagctgctgtctgctggacttgGGGATCCACTCTGGAGACTGGACACTCTCAG gctggaacatggtggacagcagaggctgaaacctggtttgaggaagt atgcctgtgaactcacagtggacacaaacacagtaaacacaaacctcaaactgtctgaccacaacaggaaggtgacagcagtgagagaagAGCGGCCTCATCCTGATCatccagagaggtttgactgctggcctcagctgctgtgtagaactggtctgactggtcgCTGCTACTGGGAGGTCGAGTGGAGTGGAAGAGTTGATATATCAGTGacttacagaggaatcagaaggaaaggaaacactgaTGACTGCGGGTTTGGAGGGAATAATCAGTCCTGGAGTCTGAGCTGCTCTGATGAtcgtttctctgtctgtcacgaTAAAAGAAGAACAGAcgtcccctcctcctcctcctcctccgtctctcacagagttgcagtgtatgtggactgtcctgctggcactctgtccttctacagagtctcctctgacacactgacccacctccacaccttcagcaCCGCATTCACTGAACCACTTTATGCTGGATTTGGGTTTGGGTTCTGGTCTGgttcctcctcagtgtctctgtgttcagtgtcgGAGGAAGAGTGTCCTCCtgttagagaaacacacacactttatgtgAGGCACACTGACTCATCATCACAAGAAAGTGTTTGA
- the LOC124062022 gene encoding protein NLRC3-like isoform X2, producing the protein MNQCEETEEGVPPSKTTLCGEHDSQTKAQSPEQQRSDCPEPEPEPSSVSMRSDRSMDLPINFKGRLPSESQVQQQQSDVLGGQSVQQNPADLDSIFMHLEENIVTFVKNELKKFQKVLSLDYPESLERQSEDEEVLDGVDEEQKSSSRDAFLKITLHFLRRMKHEELADCLLCRTVAPVCRQLKSKLKKKYESVFEGVAKAGNPTLLNQIYTELHITEGGTAEVNEEHEVRQIETASRKTRRPETKIRHGNIFKASPGRDGPIRTVMTKGVAGIGKTVLTQKFTLDWAEDKANQDVHFTFPFTFRALNVLKDKKYSLVELVHDFFAETKEAGICRFEEFQVVFIFDGLDECRLLLDFHKNEILTDVTESTSVDVLLTNLIRGNLLPSARLWITTRPAAASQIPPEYVDVVTEVRGFTDPQKEEYFRKRSRDEEQASRIISHIKTSRSIHIMCHIPVFCWITATVLEDRLKTRQGGQLPQTLTEMYIHFLVVQSKVKNIKYDGGDGTDPQWSSGGRKMIESLGKLAFEQLQKGNLIFYESDLTECGIDIRAASVYSGVFTQMFKEERGLYQDKVFCFVHLSVQEFLAALHVHQTFNNSGVNLMSEEEANRPPTFQNKLEPALMYQSAVDKALQSPNGHLDLFLRFLLGLSLTTNQTFLQGLLTQTGSSLQTNQGAIEYIKKKLSENLSSERSINLFHCLNELNDGSLVEEIQQFLNSGSLSTGELSPAQWSALGFILLSSEEDLDVFDLKKYSASEEVLLRLLPVVKASNKALLSGCNLSERSCEALSSVLSRQSSSLRELDLSNNDLQDSGVKLLSAGLKSPHCKLETFRLSGCMITQEGCTSLASALRSNPSHLRELDLSYNHPGDSGVELLSAGLGDPLWRLDTLRLEHGGQQRLKPGLRKYACELTVDTNTVNTNLKLSDHNRKVTAVREERPHPDHPERFDCWPQLLCRTGLTGRCYWEVEWSGRVDISVTYRGIRRKGNTDDCGFGGNNQSWSLSCSDDRFSVCHDKRRTDVPSSSSSSVSHRVAVYVDCPAGTLSFYRVSSDTLTHLHTFSTAFTEPLYAGFGFGFWSGSSSVSLCSVSEEECPPVRETHTLYVRAYTQFEMN; encoded by the exons atgaatcagtgtgaggagacagaggagggagtccctccctctaaaaccactctgtgtggggaacatgacagccagaccaaagctcagag cccCGAGCAGCAGAGATCGGActgtcctgaacctgaacctgaacccagcAGTGTGTCCATGAGGAGTGACAGGTCCATGGATCTACCAATAAATTTTAAAGGACGACTTCCTTCTGAGTCTCA agttcagcagcaacagtcagatgttctcggtggtcagtctgtccagcagaatccagcagacctggactctatattcatg CATCTTGAGGAGAACATTGTCACTTTTGTGAAGAACGAGCTGAAGAAGTTCCAGAAGGTTCTGAGTCTAGATTACCCAGAAAGCttagagaggcagagtgaagatgaggaggtgttggatggtgtggatgaagagcagaagagcagcagcagagacgcatttctgaagatcacactgcacttcctgaggagaatgaagcatgaggagctggctgactgtctgctgtgca gaactGTTGCTCCAGTTTGTCGTCAGCTCAAATCTAAGCTGAAAAAGAAGTATGAGTCTGTGTTTGAGGGGGttgctaaagcaggaaacccgaccctcctgaatcagatctacacagagctccacatcacagagggagggactgcagaggtcaatgaagaacatgaggtcagacagattgaaacagcatCCAGGAAAACCAGAAGAccagaaacaaaaatcagaCATGGAaacatctttaaagcctcacctggaagagatggaccaatcagaacagtgatgacaaagggagtggctggcattgggaaaacagtcttaacacagaagttcactctggactgggctgaagacaaagccaaccaggacgtccacttcacatttccattcactttcagagcGCTGAATGTGCTGAAAGATAAAAAGTACAGCTTGGTGGAACTTGTTCATGACTTCTTCgctgaaaccaaagaagcaggaatctgcaggtttgaagagttccaggttgtgttcatctttgatggtctggatgagtgtcgacTTCTTCTAGACTTTCACAAGaatgagatcctgactgatgtcacagagtccacctcagtggatgtgctgctgacaaacctcatcagggggaatctgcttccctctgctcgcctctggataaccacacgacctgcagcagccagtCAGATCCCTCCTGAGTATGTTGACGTGGTGACAGAGGTCAGGgggttcactgacccacagaaggaggagtacttcaggaagagatccagagatgaggagcaggccagcagaatcatctcccacatcaagacatcacgaagtatccacatcatgtgccacatcccagtcttctgctggatcactgcgACAGTCCTGGAGGATAGGTTGAAGACCAGACAGGGAGGACAGCTGCCCCagaccctgactgagatgtacatccacttcctggtggttcagtccaaagtgaagaacatcaagtatgatggaggagatgggacAGATCCACAATGGAGTTCAGGTGGCAGGAAGATGATCgagtctctgggaaaactggcctttgagcagctgcagaaaggcaacctgatcttctatgaatcagacctgacCGAGTGTGGCATCGatatcagagcagcctcagtgtactcaggagtgttcacaCAGAtgtttaaagaggagagaggactgtaccAGGACAAGGTGTTCTGCTTCGTCCATCTGAGTGTTCAGGAGTTTCTtgctgctcttcatgtccatCAGACATTCAATAATTCTGGTGTCAACCTGATGTCTGAAGAAGAAGCAAACCGGCCtccaacatttcaaaacaaactaGAACCAGCTCTCATgtaccagagtgctgtggaCAAGGCCTTACAGAGTCCTaatggacacctggacttgttCCTTCGCTTTCTCCTGGGCCTTTCTTTGACGACCAATCAGACTTTCCTACAAGGCCTGctgacacagacaggaagtagctTACAGACCAATCAGGGAGCAATTGAGTACATCAAGAAGAAGCTCAGTGAGAATCTGTCTTCAGAGAGGagcatcaatctgttccactgtctgaatgaactgaatgatggttctctggtggaggagatccaacagtTCCTGAAttcaggaagtctctccacaggtgaactgtctcctgctcagtggtcagctctgggcttcatcttactgtcatcagaagaagatcttgacgtgtttgacctgaagaaatactctgcttcagaggaggtTCTTCTGAGGCTTTTGCCAGTGGtcaaagcctccaacaaagctTT gctgagtggctgtaacctgtcagagagaagctgtgaagctctgtcctcagttctcagccgtcagtcctctagtctgagagagctggacctgagtaacaatgacctgcaggattcaggagtgaagctgctgtctgctggactgaagagtccacaCTGTAAACTGGAGACTTTCAG gctGTCAGGCTGTATGATCACACAAGAAGGCTGcacttctctggcctcagctctgagatccaacccctcccatctgagagagctggacctgagctacaatcatccaggagactcaggagtggagctgctgtctgctggacttgGGGATCCACTCTGGAGACTGGACACTCTCAG gctggaacatggtggacagcagaggctgaaacctggtttgaggaagt atgcctgtgaactcacagtggacacaaacacagtaaacacaaacctcaaactgtctgaccacaacaggaaggtgacagcagtgagagaagAGCGGCCTCATCCTGATCatccagagaggtttgactgctggcctcagctgctgtgtagaactggtctgactggtcgCTGCTACTGGGAGGTCGAGTGGAGTGGAAGAGTTGATATATCAGTGacttacagaggaatcagaaggaaaggaaacactgaTGACTGCGGGTTTGGAGGGAATAATCAGTCCTGGAGTCTGAGCTGCTCTGATGAtcgtttctctgtctgtcacgaTAAAAGAAGAACAGAcgtcccctcctcctcctcctcctccgtctctcacagagttgcagtgtatgtggactgtcctgctggcactctgtccttctacagagtctcctctgacacactgacccacctccacaccttcagcaCCGCATTCACTGAACCACTTTATGCTGGATTTGGGTTTGGGTTCTGGTCTGgttcctcctcagtgtctctgtgttcagtgtcgGAGGAAGAGTGTCCTCCtgttagagaaacacacacactttatgtgAGG Gcatacacacagtttgaaatgaattga